One region of Thermoleophilia bacterium genomic DNA includes:
- a CDS encoding 2-oxoacid:acceptor oxidoreductase family protein yields MSQSSSFSESGEVAGARGQGASSLSGGLQSGRNGADELSLPKPPPRFGLLAKRNYVEVRLGGTGGQGLVLMGVILAEAANLDRRCVVNTESYGPEARGGYSRSDVIISDNPIDYPKVQAVDVLVALSQPAAVQYVPGLKPDGVFIYDSELVTAPPTYRGLKFAVPMTRMAKETTGRVQTTNVVAFGVLVKITGVVSVESAKRAVWEAVPVGTEELNLEAFKAGLAIDPDEFKVE; encoded by the coding sequence GTGAGCCAGAGCAGCTCATTCTCAGAGTCAGGTGAGGTGGCCGGCGCTCGGGGCCAAGGGGCCAGTTCTTTGTCTGGTGGGTTGCAATCGGGACGAAATGGCGCCGACGAACTGTCTTTGCCCAAACCGCCTCCAAGATTTGGGCTGTTAGCGAAGCGCAATTACGTGGAAGTTCGACTCGGGGGAACAGGCGGCCAAGGCCTGGTTCTCATGGGCGTGATACTGGCCGAAGCGGCTAATTTGGACCGCCGCTGCGTGGTTAACACTGAGTCGTACGGCCCCGAGGCTCGCGGTGGTTACAGTCGAAGTGACGTGATCATTTCTGATAACCCGATTGATTATCCCAAAGTCCAAGCAGTGGACGTGCTGGTGGCATTGTCGCAGCCTGCTGCAGTGCAGTATGTGCCCGGACTAAAGCCAGACGGAGTGTTCATCTACGATTCCGAGCTTGTGACTGCGCCGCCAACGTACCGCGGGCTAAAGTTTGCTGTTCCAATGACCCGTATGGCTAAAGAAACTACGGGGCGGGTGCAGACCACAAATGTGGTCGCGTTTGGAGTTCTTGTGAAAATCACCGGAGTTGTTTCGGTCGAGTCAGCTAAACGGGCGGTCTGGGAAGCTGTCCCGGTGGGAACAGAGGAGCTGAACCTAGAGGCCTTCAAGGCGGGTTTGGCGATAGATCCCGATGAGTTCAAGGTGGAGTAG
- a CDS encoding acyl-CoA dehydratase activase, with product MLVAGVDIGAKNVHAVVFGEGRILGKAEVPSGFDQEEAAEEGLRLALEAAGASLNDLVAVAATGAGRKVLGRASEQPTEIAADARGAYFLCPDAKTVIDVGADEARVVRLGEGGKILDFAVNDRCAAGTGAFVEAISRALELSLQEFGELSLKSTQLISMNAQCAVFAESEVVSLIHANTPPADIARAVHDAMAARISTLVRRVGLEEPMLLAGGVALNAGFVKALREALGGVAISVPVHAEYLGAIGAALVAWDRSLSSGR from the coding sequence TTGCTGGTTGCAGGCGTTGACATAGGGGCCAAGAATGTCCATGCTGTAGTCTTCGGAGAAGGCCGAATCCTGGGCAAGGCAGAAGTTCCCTCGGGCTTTGATCAGGAGGAAGCCGCGGAAGAAGGGCTGCGGCTAGCACTAGAGGCGGCAGGTGCTTCGCTGAATGACCTCGTGGCCGTGGCTGCTACGGGGGCGGGCCGCAAGGTTCTTGGGCGCGCCAGCGAGCAACCTACAGAGATAGCCGCCGACGCGCGTGGAGCTTATTTCTTGTGCCCGGACGCGAAGACAGTTATCGATGTCGGCGCGGATGAGGCCCGGGTAGTGCGCCTTGGTGAGGGTGGAAAGATCCTTGATTTCGCGGTGAATGACCGATGTGCGGCCGGTACTGGTGCTTTTGTGGAGGCGATTAGTCGGGCTCTTGAGCTCTCGCTGCAGGAGTTCGGAGAGTTATCGCTTAAATCGACGCAGCTTATCTCCATGAATGCGCAGTGCGCGGTGTTTGCCGAGTCAGAGGTGGTGAGTCTTATCCACGCAAATACTCCGCCCGCCGATATTGCTCGGGCTGTTCACGACGCCATGGCAGCGCGGATCTCGACTCTCGTGCGGAGGGTGGGCCTGGAGGAGCCTATGCTGTTGGCAGGCGGGGTTGCCCTGAATGCAGGCTTTGTCAAGGCGCTACGCGAGGCTCTGGGAGGTGTCGCCATCTCGGTTCCTGTGCATGCAGAATACTTGGGAGCCATCGGGGCGGCTCTTGTCGCCTGGGATAGATCCTTAAGCTCCGGCCGCTGA
- the bzdQ gene encoding benzoyl-CoA reductase, bzd-type, subunit Q, translating into MTSEQRQFWRWKETSWHDAKIEWRQARSLVVGIDVGSVSSQAVILANGKLLAYASTRTGSSSPDSAVRAFEAAAGPLGISLSDVSYAVGTGYGRVNVPFANRTMTEIACHARGANYMAGPQVRTILDMGGQDCKVIRCDERGKVITFIMNDKCAAGTGRGMEVIADVLSVPIEEIGPRSFDIDEEPPPVSNVCTVFARSEATALLRAGWSVNSVLAAYCAAMAQRVAGLILRLGVEREFFITGGIAKNIGVTRRVERLIGVEAIQLPPDSVLDPQVAGALGAALFAYSLYLKEQRETASAQT; encoded by the coding sequence ATGACGAGTGAGCAAAGACAGTTTTGGCGGTGGAAAGAGACCTCATGGCACGACGCCAAGATTGAGTGGCGGCAGGCCCGGTCTCTTGTGGTTGGGATCGATGTTGGGTCGGTAAGTTCGCAGGCCGTCATTCTCGCTAATGGGAAGCTGCTCGCCTACGCCTCTACTCGCACTGGCTCGTCTAGCCCCGACAGCGCTGTGCGGGCATTCGAAGCCGCTGCTGGACCGCTGGGCATAAGCCTTAGCGACGTTTCGTACGCAGTAGGCACGGGCTATGGGCGAGTGAATGTGCCCTTTGCCAACCGAACCATGACAGAAATAGCGTGCCATGCGCGCGGAGCAAACTACATGGCTGGCCCGCAAGTGCGGACTATTCTGGACATGGGGGGTCAGGACTGCAAGGTGATTCGGTGCGACGAGCGAGGCAAGGTCATAACCTTCATCATGAACGACAAGTGTGCCGCTGGCACTGGACGCGGCATGGAAGTGATAGCTGACGTGTTGTCCGTACCCATTGAGGAAATCGGTCCGCGGTCGTTTGACATCGACGAAGAGCCACCGCCGGTAAGCAACGTTTGCACAGTTTTTGCCAGATCTGAAGCTACTGCTCTCCTGCGGGCCGGGTGGAGCGTCAACAGTGTGTTAGCGGCCTATTGCGCAGCGATGGCTCAGCGGGTAGCGGGCCTGATCTTACGTCTGGGCGTGGAGCGAGAATTCTTCATCACTGGTGGTATCGCCAAGAACATAGGCGTGACACGTAGAGTCGAAAGGCTAATTGGCGTTGAGGCCATTCAGCTGCCACCAGATTCTGTGCTTGATCCCCAAGTAGCTGGCGCTTTGGGAGCGGCTCTATTTGCCTACTCTTTATACCTGAAGGAGCAGCGAGAAACTGCGAGTGCGCAAACATGA
- a CDS encoding ferredoxin, translating into MISNYGYEDGTGFYYITIDGERCASCSEHPCVHACPQGVYALEIDDYDDLVAVVSENARKRLRELCSPCKGQNGSGTTERDLPCTLACPLGAIRHSW; encoded by the coding sequence ATGATATCCAACTATGGCTATGAGGACGGCACGGGGTTTTATTACATAACCATAGACGGCGAGAGGTGCGCGAGTTGCAGCGAGCATCCCTGCGTCCATGCCTGTCCCCAGGGCGTGTATGCCCTCGAAATTGACGACTACGACGACCTGGTCGCGGTGGTTAGCGAGAATGCTCGCAAGCGGCTGCGCGAACTTTGTTCTCCGTGCAAGGGGCAAAACGGCAGCGGCACTACAGAGCGCGATCTCCCATGCACCCTTGCTTGCCCCTTGGGGGCCATACGCCACAGCTGGTAG
- a CDS encoding metallophosphatase family protein yields the protein MNQAAVRSKPLIIGVLSDTHGHVLASVLQAFREVDHIIHAGDVGSYQVLAALSDLAPVTAVRGNCDFGSWAQELPEASMVELGPVLFLVAHMPARAAGLLETSPGSSGSIVVVSGHTHRPHIERRENILFLNPGTAGSSRFEWSRTVALVEVFQAGYVEGQILRVA from the coding sequence GTGAACCAGGCAGCTGTTCGCTCAAAACCTCTGATAATTGGCGTACTGTCGGACACGCACGGTCATGTCCTTGCTTCTGTTCTTCAAGCCTTCCGGGAAGTAGACCACATAATTCACGCCGGAGACGTTGGCTCTTATCAAGTGCTTGCGGCTCTAAGTGACCTTGCTCCTGTCACCGCGGTGCGCGGCAACTGTGACTTTGGCTCCTGGGCGCAGGAGCTGCCGGAAGCCTCAATGGTAGAGTTGGGCCCCGTGCTCTTTTTGGTGGCCCATATGCCGGCGCGCGCCGCTGGGTTACTCGAGACTTCCCCCGGGTCTTCCGGCTCGATAGTTGTGGTTTCAGGTCACACCCATCGCCCACACATTGAAAGACGAGAGAACATTCTTTTTCTTAATCCTGGCACAGCAGGATCTTCTCGCTTTGAATGGAGTCGCACGGTGGCCTTGGTCGAAGTCTTTCAAGCTGGCTACGTCGAAGGGCAAATATTAAGAGTGGCCTAG
- a CDS encoding glyceraldehyde-3-phosphate dehydrogenase yields the protein MSVPRTLGINGLGRIGKLTLWYHLARDDFDRFVVNVGRPVGTSLQSVVEYIAKDSTYGPLHRYLQGFRGKPDIQVVDEEAGLIRAHGKEIVMLREARNPKDIPWRDYEVTLVVDCTGKFRDPHTDPEDPKGALRGHLAAGARVVVLSAPFKSKKKGLPLPDDATNLIYGINHLEFDPGKHKLVSGASCTTTALAHMMRPLLTRDLTRHMITAGMSTVHAVTNSQPLLDAVPGAGASDLRKTRSGMNNVVITSTNAAQALEQVMPEIAEIGFMADSVRIPTATVSLIILNVTFQTEMLPDGTVAVTRDAINAIYKEAAEGEARGLVKYSEEQNVSQDMVGEDAAVVIEAVETHARTGFVNVRIPGQNVEHRIPVTHVKIFGWYDNELGSYTHRLGELTTHIAKCL from the coding sequence ATGAGCGTACCAAGGACCTTGGGGATAAACGGTCTTGGCCGCATTGGCAAGCTAACGTTGTGGTACCACCTGGCCCGCGACGACTTTGATCGGTTCGTAGTTAACGTGGGGCGTCCAGTCGGTACCTCCCTACAGTCCGTGGTCGAGTACATAGCCAAGGACAGCACATACGGACCCCTACATCGCTATCTACAGGGCTTTCGCGGCAAGCCTGACATCCAGGTAGTAGACGAGGAGGCCGGACTGATACGCGCCCATGGCAAGGAAATTGTCATGTTGCGCGAAGCCCGAAATCCTAAGGATATTCCTTGGCGGGATTACGAGGTAACCTTGGTCGTAGATTGCACGGGCAAATTCCGCGATCCTCACACAGACCCCGAGGATCCCAAGGGAGCGCTGCGAGGCCATCTGGCCGCTGGAGCCCGAGTGGTAGTACTGAGCGCTCCCTTTAAGAGCAAGAAAAAAGGTCTCCCTCTGCCGGACGATGCCACCAACTTAATCTACGGGATAAACCATCTCGAGTTTGACCCTGGTAAACACAAGCTCGTCTCGGGCGCTTCTTGCACTACTACGGCACTTGCCCACATGATGCGCCCCCTTTTGACCCGGGATCTAACGCGCCACATGATTACCGCTGGGATGAGCACGGTTCACGCTGTCACCAACAGCCAGCCCTTGCTTGATGCTGTGCCCGGGGCCGGAGCCAGCGACCTGCGTAAGACCCGCTCAGGCATGAACAACGTTGTGATCACCTCCACCAACGCTGCCCAAGCCCTTGAGCAGGTAATGCCTGAGATCGCCGAGATCGGTTTCATGGCAGACTCAGTCCGCATTCCCACAGCCACCGTGAGCCTAATCATCCTAAACGTCACCTTCCAGACAGAGATGCTGCCCGACGGAACAGTGGCGGTGACCCGCGACGCCATCAACGCCATATACAAAGAGGCCGCGGAAGGCGAAGCTCGTGGCCTTGTCAAGTACAGCGAGGAGCAAAACGTCTCCCAAGACATGGTGGGTGAGGACGCTGCAGTAGTCATAGAGGCAGTGGAAACTCACGCCCGCACCGGCTTTGTTAACGTGAGGATTCCTGGCCAAAACGTCGAGCACCGCATCCCGGTGACGCACGTGAAAATCTTTGGTTGGTATGACAACGAACTCGGGAGCTACACGCATCGACTGGGGGAACTGACCACTCATATTGCGAAATGTCTATAA